In the genome of Triticum urartu cultivar G1812 chromosome 5, Tu2.1, whole genome shotgun sequence, one region contains:
- the LOC125509969 gene encoding uncharacterized protein LOC125509969 isoform X1, which yields MENLKPNAFVEALKVVGKAFVVWSSNWRRLLPVIVGVFLLDLALTVVWVNLASLHLNLDSMGLFFEMADNSTTMAAGAVVVTHVDEGTEVSSSRQLIEIVGEIFFGLSTTVALLSFSCTCNCDLSDNRTTTSEGQHPSLSSWREWKSLGILLFTGLGMTIFISVLLEVLELDDDLSLYLTNFFDFVYMLAAVVASKEGLSGFSAAEKAWLIISEKFYEITVAGAMCFVVQGCLEEVYTSARFLPVKNEVVLALVLHAYFFIHFDDKYFRMEGV from the exons ATGGAAAACTTGAAACCCAACGCATTTGTCGAGGCCCTCAAagtcgtcggcaaggcgttcgtCGTCTGGAGCAGTAACTGGAGACGCCTGCTCCCCGTCATCGTCGGGGTGTTTCTGCTCGACCTGGCTCTGACGGTCGTGTGGGTGAATCTAGCAAGCCTGCACCTCAATCTTGATTCCATGGGGCTCTTCTTCGAAATGGCCGACAACTCGACCACCATGGCCGCGGGAGCCGTGGTTGTGACTCATGTGGACGAGGGGACGGAGGTCTCGTCCTCGCGCCAACTCATCGAAATCGTAGGGGAAATCTTCTTCGGGTTATCAACAACCGTGGCCCTCCTTTCCTTCTCATGTACATGTAACTGCGATCTTTCAG ATAACAGGACTACTACTTCAGAAGGACAACACCCTTCTTTATCGTCATGGAGGGAATGGAAGAGTTTGGGCATTCTGTTGTTCACGGGGCTGGGCATGACCATCTTCATATCGGTACTTTTGGAAGTTCTTGAGCTGGACGACGACCTGTCCCTCTATCTCACCAATTTCTTCGATTTCGTATACATGCTTGCCGCTGTTGTTGCTTCAAAAGAGGGCCTCTCCGGGTTCTCTGCAGCCGAGAAGGCATGGTTAATCATTAGCGAAAAGTTCTATGAGATAACTGTGGCAGGCGCGATGTGTTTTGTCGTCCAGGGATGTCTAGAAGAGGTCTACACGAGTGCAAGATTTTTACCTGTAAAGAACGAAGTGGTGTTGGCGCTCGTTTTACATGCATAtttttttattcattttgatgacaagtattttcggatggagggagtataa
- the LOC125509969 gene encoding uncharacterized protein LOC125509969 isoform X2 — translation MENLKPNAFVEALKVVGKAFVVWSSNWRRLLPVIVGVFLLDLALTVVWVNLASLHLNLDSMGLFFEMADNSTTMAAGAVVVTHVDEGTEVSSSRQLIEIVGEIFFGLSTTVALLSFSCTCNCDLSAPPPSEVAVDKQVVSGSFGS, via the exons ATGGAAAACTTGAAACCCAACGCATTTGTCGAGGCCCTCAAagtcgtcggcaaggcgttcgtCGTCTGGAGCAGTAACTGGAGACGCCTGCTCCCCGTCATCGTCGGGGTGTTTCTGCTCGACCTGGCTCTGACGGTCGTGTGGGTGAATCTAGCAAGCCTGCACCTCAATCTTGATTCCATGGGGCTCTTCTTCGAAATGGCCGACAACTCGACCACCATGGCCGCGGGAGCCGTGGTTGTGACTCATGTGGACGAGGGGACGGAGGTCTCGTCCTCGCGCCAACTCATCGAAATCGTAGGGGAAATCTTCTTCGGGTTATCAACAACCGTGGCCCTCCTTTCCTTCTCATGTACATGTAACTGCGATCTTTCAG CCCCACCCCCATCTGAGGTAGCGGTCGACAAGCAGGTTGTCTCCGGCAGCTTTGGATCCTGA